From a single Pseudomonas sp. A34-9 genomic region:
- a CDS encoding xanthine dehydrogenase family protein subunit M, with translation MRPFNYSRADSPAAAAAQAAQVEGARFIAGGTNLLDLMKLDIETPRHLIDVNHLGLDQIEATPEGGLRIGALVRNTDLAADARVRKDYGLLSRALLAGASGQLRNMATTAGNLLQRTRCPYFYDTNQACNKRQPGSGCAAIAGVSRQLGIIGVSDACIATHPSDMAIAMRALDAQIETVKPDGRTRSIAMADFHQLPGTTPNIETSLTPGEFITAVTLPAPLGGTHIYHKVRDRSSYAFALVSVGLILQKDGSARIAVGGIAPKPWRVEAAEALLPKGVKAVSERLLDGATPTHDNQFKLTLVERTLGSVLAQAREEA, from the coding sequence ATGAGACCGTTCAATTACAGCCGCGCCGACTCCCCCGCCGCAGCCGCCGCACAAGCTGCGCAAGTTGAAGGCGCGCGGTTTATCGCTGGCGGTACCAACCTGCTCGATTTGATGAAACTCGACATCGAAACGCCGCGGCACTTGATCGACGTCAATCACCTCGGGCTGGATCAGATCGAGGCCACGCCTGAGGGCGGCTTGCGCATTGGCGCGCTGGTACGCAACACCGATCTGGCCGCCGACGCGCGCGTCAGAAAAGACTATGGCCTGCTCTCCCGCGCCCTGCTCGCCGGGGCGTCAGGCCAGTTGCGCAACATGGCGACCACCGCCGGCAACCTGCTGCAACGCACGCGCTGCCCGTACTTCTACGACACCAATCAAGCCTGCAACAAACGCCAACCCGGCAGCGGCTGCGCAGCGATTGCCGGGGTCAGTCGGCAACTGGGCATTATCGGTGTGAGCGACGCGTGCATTGCCACCCACCCCAGTGACATGGCGATTGCCATGCGTGCGCTCGATGCGCAGATTGAAACGGTGAAACCCGACGGCAGAACCCGCAGCATCGCCATGGCCGACTTTCATCAGTTGCCAGGCACCACGCCGAACATCGAAACCAGCCTGACGCCCGGCGAATTCATCACCGCCGTAACATTGCCCGCACCGCTCGGCGGCACCCACATTTATCACAAGGTGCGTGATCGCTCCTCCTATGCGTTCGCGCTGGTCTCGGTCGGTCTGATCCTGCAAAAGGACGGCAGTGCACGCATCGCCGTCGGCGGAATCGCGCCGAAACCATGGCGGGTCGAAGCCGCCGAAGCGCTGCTGCCCAAAGGCGTCAAAGCCGTCAGCGAACGCCTGCTCGACGGCGCCACGCCGACCCACGACAACCAATTCAAACTGACCCTGGTCGAGCGCACGCTCGGCTCGGTATTGGCGCAAGCGAGGGAAGAAGCATGA
- the paoC gene encoding aldehyde oxidoreductase molybdenum-binding subunit PaoC gives MKFDTPAATNPIDQLKVIGQPTDRVEGKLKTCGQAPYAYEQHEAVANQAYGFMVGSAIAKGRISNIDLQAAKAAPGVLAIVTAANAGKLGKGKYNAAHLLAGPEVQHYHQAVALVVAETFEQARAAAQMVKVDYVAAKGEFDLASVRDKGVEPKEELPDVKHGDFAAAFTAAPVQFDQTYTTPDQSHAMMEPHTTLAAWKGDQLTLWTSNQMIAWSVGDIATTLGLPKEKVRLISPYIGGGFGGKLFIRADAILAALGARMAGRPVKVALARPQIANNTTHRPATIQRIRMGATADGKLTAIAHEGWSGNLEDGKVEVAAQPSQLLYAGENRLVSMRLAPLDLPEGNAMRAPGETPGLMALEIAMDEMAEQLKLDPIQFRILNDTQVDPVKTERPFSQRRLIECLQTGADKFGWDQRNAKPGSRREGRWLIGMGVAAAIRNNLLVKSGARVRLERDGKVTVETDMTDIGTGSYTIIAQTAAEMMGVSIDDVVVRLGDSSFPVSAGSGGQFGANCSTAGVYAACIKLREAVTTKLGMAGEAEFVDGQVRAGGKTLPLRNAAHDGVVQAEDSIEFADLAEQYQQSTFGAHFVEVAVDAATGEVRVRRMLAVCAAGRILNPKTARSQVIGAMTMGVGAALMEELAVDKKLGFFVNHDLAGYEVPVHADIPHQEVIFLDETDPISSPMKAKGVGELGICGVSAALANAIYNATGARVREYPITLDKILSSLPEMI, from the coding sequence ATGAAATTCGACACGCCCGCCGCCACCAACCCGATCGACCAACTAAAAGTTATCGGCCAGCCCACCGACCGCGTCGAAGGCAAACTGAAAACCTGCGGCCAGGCGCCGTACGCCTACGAACAACATGAGGCGGTGGCCAATCAGGCTTATGGTTTTATGGTCGGTTCGGCCATTGCCAAGGGCCGCATTAGCAACATCGATCTGCAAGCAGCCAAAGCCGCGCCCGGCGTCCTGGCGATCGTTACCGCGGCCAACGCCGGCAAGCTCGGCAAGGGTAAATACAACGCCGCACATCTGCTGGCAGGGCCCGAGGTGCAGCACTATCACCAAGCCGTGGCATTGGTCGTTGCCGAGACCTTTGAACAGGCGCGCGCCGCTGCGCAAATGGTCAAGGTCGATTATGTCGCGGCCAAAGGCGAGTTCGATCTGGCCAGCGTGCGCGACAAAGGCGTCGAGCCGAAAGAGGAACTGCCCGACGTCAAACACGGCGATTTTGCTGCAGCGTTTACCGCCGCTCCGGTGCAGTTCGACCAGACCTACACCACCCCGGATCAGTCGCACGCGATGATGGAACCGCACACAACATTAGCCGCGTGGAAAGGCGATCAACTGACCTTGTGGACGTCCAACCAGATGATCGCCTGGAGCGTCGGCGACATCGCCACCACCCTCGGTCTTCCAAAAGAAAAAGTCCGGCTGATCTCGCCATACATTGGCGGTGGTTTTGGCGGCAAGTTGTTTATCCGCGCCGACGCAATCCTCGCCGCTCTCGGTGCGCGGATGGCTGGCAGACCGGTAAAAGTCGCCCTCGCCCGCCCGCAGATCGCCAACAACACCACCCATCGCCCGGCAACCATTCAGCGCATCCGCATGGGTGCGACGGCGGATGGCAAACTCACCGCCATCGCTCACGAAGGCTGGTCAGGCAACCTTGAGGACGGCAAGGTCGAGGTCGCGGCGCAACCGAGTCAGTTGCTCTACGCCGGCGAAAATCGTTTGGTCAGCATGCGTCTGGCGCCGCTGGATCTACCCGAAGGCAACGCCATGCGTGCTCCGGGTGAAACACCCGGGTTGATGGCGCTGGAAATCGCCATGGATGAAATGGCCGAGCAGCTCAAGCTTGATCCGATCCAGTTCCGCATCCTCAATGACACCCAGGTCGACCCGGTGAAAACCGAGCGGCCGTTCTCGCAGCGGCGTTTGATCGAATGCCTGCAAACCGGCGCCGATAAATTCGGCTGGGACCAGCGCAATGCCAAACCCGGTAGCCGCCGCGAGGGCCGCTGGCTGATCGGCATGGGCGTGGCGGCGGCGATTCGCAACAACCTGCTGGTCAAGTCGGGCGCACGGGTGCGGCTGGAGCGCGACGGCAAGGTCACGGTGGAAACCGACATGACCGACATCGGTACCGGCAGTTACACGATCATTGCGCAGACAGCGGCCGAGATGATGGGCGTCAGCATCGACGACGTAGTGGTGCGGCTGGGCGATTCCAGCTTCCCGGTATCAGCGGGCTCCGGTGGCCAGTTCGGCGCCAACTGCTCGACGGCCGGGGTGTATGCGGCCTGCATAAAGCTGCGCGAGGCAGTCACCACCAAACTGGGCATGGCCGGCGAAGCAGAGTTCGTCGACGGTCAAGTTCGAGCCGGCGGCAAAACCCTGCCCCTGCGCAATGCCGCGCATGACGGTGTCGTGCAAGCGGAGGACAGCATCGAGTTCGCCGACCTTGCCGAGCAGTATCAGCAATCGACATTTGGTGCGCACTTCGTTGAAGTCGCGGTGGATGCAGCGACTGGCGAAGTTCGCGTGCGGCGCATGCTCGCCGTGTGTGCAGCCGGACGAATTCTCAATCCGAAAACTGCACGCAGTCAGGTGATCGGAGCAATGACCATGGGGGTTGGCGCGGCGTTGATGGAGGAATTGGCGGTAGACAAAAAGCTTGGTTTCTTCGTCAACCATGATCTGGCGGGATACGAAGTGCCGGTGCATGCCGACATTCCGCATCAGGAGGTGATTTTCCTCGATGAGACCGACCCGATTTCTTCGCCGATGAAGGCCAAGGGTGTCGGTGAGCTGGGGATTTGCGGAGTCAGTGCGGCGCTGGCGAATGCGATTTACAACGCCACCGGGGCAAGGGTGCGCGAGTATCCGATTACGCTGGACAAGATCTTGTCGTCGTTGCCGGAGATGATCTGA
- a CDS encoding cupin domain-containing protein: MNPIAASALTLSLLAAEVQANETPSVMVTPNGSQPSAKGPADWFTGTVRVDAPFKGTDEARVSGATVTFEPGARTAWHTHPLGQTLIVTAGSGFVQEWGQPVREIRPGDMVWIAPGAKHWHGAAPTTAMTHIAIAEVLEGKVVEWMEQVSAEQYSPTE; encoded by the coding sequence ATGAACCCGATTGCCGCTTCTGCGTTGACCCTTTCCCTGCTGGCAGCTGAGGTGCAGGCCAATGAAACCCCGAGTGTGATGGTCACGCCCAATGGCTCGCAACCTTCAGCCAAGGGCCCGGCGGACTGGTTCACTGGCACGGTCCGTGTCGATGCGCCGTTCAAGGGCACTGATGAGGCGCGGGTCAGCGGTGCGACGGTAACGTTTGAGCCGGGTGCGCGTACCGCGTGGCATACGCATCCGTTAGGACAGACCTTGATCGTCACGGCCGGTTCCGGTTTTGTCCAGGAGTGGGGGCAGCCGGTTCGTGAGATTCGCCCTGGCGATATGGTGTGGATTGCGCCGGGGGCCAAGCATTGGCATGGGGCGGCGCCGACTACGGCGATGACGCATATCGCTATCGCTGAGGTGCTGGAGGGTAAGGTGGTGGAGTGGATGGAGCAGGTGAGTGCCGAGCAGTATTCGCCCACCGAGTGA
- a CDS encoding LysR family transcriptional regulator, with protein sequence MLRENATDLLAFLAVARERSFTKAAAKLGVSQSALSHTIRALEARLGLRLLTRTTRSVSPTEAGEHLLQTIGPRFEEIELELAALSNLRDTPAGKIRLNATDHSLDWLLRPVLKTFLPQYPDIAVEVSCDYGFVDIAGQGFDAGVRLGEDVAQGMIATRIGPDMRMAVVGSPAYFAKRPPPQTPRDLTDHACNNLRLPTNGGLYSWEFEKDGENLKVRVSGQVTLNGVYPLLDAALDGFGLSYIPENIVAPYLADGRLLQVLEDWCPTFAGYHLYYPSRRQAAPAFALLLEALRYRG encoded by the coding sequence ATGCTGCGCGAAAATGCCACTGACCTGCTCGCCTTCCTCGCCGTGGCCCGCGAGCGCAGTTTCACCAAGGCCGCGGCCAAACTTGGCGTTTCGCAATCCGCGCTGAGCCATACCATCCGCGCCCTCGAAGCCCGTTTAGGCCTGCGCCTGCTGACCCGTACCACCCGCAGCGTTTCGCCCACCGAAGCCGGCGAACACCTGCTGCAAACCATCGGCCCGCGTTTCGAAGAAATCGAACTGGAACTGGCGGCACTGAGCAACCTGCGCGACACCCCGGCGGGCAAGATCCGCCTCAATGCCACCGATCATTCGCTGGATTGGCTGCTGCGCCCGGTGCTCAAAACCTTTCTGCCGCAGTACCCGGATATTGCCGTCGAGGTGAGCTGCGACTATGGTTTCGTCGACATTGCCGGTCAGGGTTTCGACGCTGGCGTACGTCTTGGCGAAGACGTCGCGCAAGGCATGATCGCCACCCGTATCGGCCCCGACATGCGCATGGCGGTGGTGGGTTCACCCGCCTATTTCGCCAAACGCCCCCCGCCGCAAACACCCCGCGACCTGACCGATCACGCCTGCAACAACCTGCGTCTGCCCACCAACGGCGGGTTGTACAGCTGGGAATTCGAGAAGGATGGCGAGAATCTGAAAGTGCGGGTCTCCGGGCAAGTCACCCTGAATGGCGTCTACCCGTTACTCGACGCGGCGCTGGACGGTTTCGGCCTCAGCTACATCCCGGAGAACATCGTCGCGCCGTATCTGGCCGACGGCCGTTTACTGCAAGTGCTGGAAGACTGGTGCCCGACGTTCGCCGGTTATCACCTCTACTATCCGAGCCGACGCCAGGCTGCACCGGCGTTTGCGTTGTTGCTGGAGGCGTTGCGTTATCGCGGTTGA
- a CDS encoding aldo/keto reductase, with amino-acid sequence MSHTEGYSRRRLLTLAAGVSAVFTFDRALATTTTPATTGGHAMQTRVIPSSAEALPIVGLGTYRGFDVAPGDPAYRQLPAVLDELFSKGGTLVDSSPMYGRAEETTGELLSIHEPRSPAFLATKVWTRGREEGIAQMEQSFSLLRTERIDLMQIHNLLDWQTHLPTLREWKEQGRIRYIGITHYTPSAYEEVEAVLKAEPLDFLQINYALDDRGVEKRILPLCRERGVAVICNRPFGGGGLLARLKGKPLPGWVSDVQVNSWPQLALKFLLSHSAVTCVIPGTGNPRYMADNARAGFGPMLTDAQRHQLIALAG; translated from the coding sequence ATGAGCCACACTGAGGGTTACTCCCGTCGCCGATTGCTCACGCTGGCTGCCGGGGTTTCGGCGGTCTTCACCTTTGATCGGGCGTTGGCCACAACCACCACGCCCGCGACCACCGGAGGCCACGCCATGCAGACCCGCGTCATCCCATCCAGCGCCGAGGCGCTGCCGATCGTCGGCCTGGGCACCTATCGCGGTTTCGACGTCGCCCCCGGCGATCCGGCCTACCGGCAATTGCCGGCGGTGCTTGATGAACTGTTCAGCAAGGGCGGCACGCTGGTCGACAGTTCACCGATGTATGGCCGGGCAGAGGAAACCACCGGTGAGCTGCTGTCGATCCATGAACCACGGTCGCCGGCATTTCTGGCAACCAAGGTGTGGACGCGCGGGCGCGAGGAAGGCATCGCGCAGATGGAGCAATCGTTCAGCCTGCTGCGTACCGAACGCATCGACCTGATGCAGATCCACAACCTGCTCGACTGGCAAACCCATCTGCCGACCCTGCGTGAATGGAAAGAGCAGGGGCGCATCCGTTACATCGGCATCACCCATTACACGCCCTCGGCCTACGAGGAAGTCGAAGCAGTGCTGAAGGCCGAACCCCTGGATTTTCTGCAAATCAACTACGCCCTCGATGACCGTGGCGTGGAGAAACGCATCCTGCCGCTGTGCCGCGAGCGCGGGGTGGCGGTGATTTGCAATCGGCCATTTGGCGGTGGCGGTTTGCTTGCCCGACTCAAAGGCAAACCGCTGCCGGGCTGGGTGTCGGATGTGCAGGTCAACAGCTGGCCGCAACTGGCGTTGAAGTTTTTGCTCTCGCATTCGGCGGTGACTTGCGTGATCCCGGGCACGGGTAATCCGCGTTACATGGCTGATAACGCCAGGGCCGGGTTCGGGCCGATGCTCACCGATGCGCAGCGGCATCAGTTGATTGCGTTGGCAGGTTGA
- a CDS encoding alpha/beta fold hydrolase has translation MSRTLMSLVALIVVVYLVLCTALFFFQRSLIYFPQPNAINFADSRMTLSMPDAQISVVTRERVGSRALIYFGGNAEDVSRNLPEFAEAFPDYAVYLLNYRGFGSSGGSPSEAAIAEDALALFDQVYASHPQVAVVGRSLGSGVAVRLASQRPVQQLILVTPYNSLEEIAARQYPWVPVQWLLKDRFESGKYAAHIRVPTLLLAASDDEVIPRASTQRLLENFPQGVAMLRVVPDSGHNSISERAQYLQWMGDVLNR, from the coding sequence ATGTCCCGAACCCTGATGTCACTCGTCGCATTGATCGTTGTCGTGTACCTGGTGCTGTGCACGGCGCTGTTCTTTTTTCAGCGCTCGCTGATCTATTTTCCCCAGCCCAATGCCATCAACTTCGCTGATTCACGGATGACCCTGTCGATGCCGGATGCACAGATTTCGGTGGTCACCCGCGAGCGCGTCGGGTCACGGGCGCTGATCTATTTCGGCGGCAATGCCGAGGACGTGTCGCGCAATCTGCCGGAGTTTGCCGAGGCGTTTCCTGATTACGCGGTGTATCTGCTCAACTACCGCGGCTTCGGTAGCAGCGGCGGCTCACCGTCGGAAGCGGCGATTGCCGAGGATGCGCTGGCGCTGTTCGATCAGGTCTACGCCAGTCATCCGCAGGTGGCCGTGGTCGGGCGCAGTCTCGGTTCCGGCGTGGCGGTGCGTCTGGCCAGTCAGCGACCCGTGCAACAGCTGATTCTGGTGACGCCTTACAACAGCCTGGAAGAAATCGCCGCGCGGCAGTATCCGTGGGTGCCGGTGCAGTGGTTGCTCAAGGACCGTTTCGAATCCGGCAAATACGCCGCGCATATCCGCGTGCCGACGTTGTTGCTCGCGGCCAGTGATGACGAAGTGATCCCCCGCGCCAGCACGCAGCGCTTGCTGGAGAACTTCCCGCAAGGCGTGGCGATGCTCAGGGTGGTGCCGGATTCGGGGCATAACTCAATTTCCGAGCGAGCGCAGTATTTGCAGTGGATGGGGGATGTGTTGAATCGCTGA
- a CDS encoding CAP domain-containing protein: MRHAVRSSRFVSLCLLILSPLFAANAHAGAERQLVAAINDYRAHPQRCDRRPAQRLAPLVLKSNLALPIGYRYAGGMREALKASGYSAVTVRSIRVVGAEDAEEAFDLLQNDHCAALLEASYADIGVSRSRNEWQVVLAQPVLDSHVGDNRSVGKALLAEVNAARARPRMCGRQRFAAARSLSWNAALAAAAQGHSKAMAYGNYFAHQDPDGDLPADRARAAGYRGRQIGENIAAGQSSPGRAMAGWLASPGHCANLMNPMFTQVGAGFASEARSDEGVYWTMVFGAQ, encoded by the coding sequence ATGCGCCACGCCGTTCGCTCGTCTCGCTTCGTTTCGCTGTGCCTGCTGATCCTTTCGCCGCTGTTCGCTGCAAACGCCCATGCCGGTGCGGAGCGACAACTGGTGGCCGCCATCAATGACTATCGCGCCCATCCGCAGCGCTGTGACCGGCGCCCGGCGCAGCGCCTGGCGCCGTTGGTGTTGAAGTCGAACCTGGCCTTGCCGATCGGTTACCGCTACGCCGGCGGCATGCGTGAAGCGTTGAAGGCGTCCGGCTATTCCGCCGTGACGGTACGCAGTATTCGTGTGGTCGGCGCCGAGGATGCCGAAGAGGCCTTCGACCTGCTGCAAAACGATCACTGTGCCGCGCTGCTGGAAGCGAGCTATGCCGATATCGGCGTCAGCCGTTCGCGCAATGAATGGCAAGTGGTGTTGGCGCAACCGGTGCTCGACAGCCATGTCGGCGACAATCGCAGCGTGGGCAAGGCGCTGCTCGCCGAGGTCAACGCCGCACGCGCCCGGCCACGAATGTGCGGACGCCAGCGATTCGCCGCCGCCCGATCGTTGAGCTGGAACGCCGCGCTGGCCGCCGCCGCGCAGGGGCACAGCAAAGCCATGGCCTACGGCAACTATTTCGCCCACCAGGATCCCGACGGCGACCTGCCCGCCGATCGCGCCCGTGCGGCGGGATATCGTGGCCGGCAAATCGGCGAAAACATTGCCGCCGGGCAAAGTTCGCCGGGCAGGGCCATGGCCGGATGGCTCGCCAGTCCCGGACATTGCGCCAACCTGATGAACCCGATGTTTACCCAGGTCGGTGCCGGGTTTGCCAGTGAGGCGCGCAGTGATGAAGGGGTTTACTGGACGATGGTGTTTGGCGCGCAGTGA
- a CDS encoding DHH family protein: MKIITSGASYLDIDAYACCIAYAELLNLQGIPARAISSAQPNASVSKSVLGWAAAFDDYPPTPDDEFVLVDVSDYHHFDPLVVLKRVVEVIDHHPGYERYWAQRLGPAADIRPIGAAATQVFQRWQASGLLMQISVQSAALLATAILDNTLNFTGQMTTAADIAAYGELACRAKLSVDWPQQYFLECQASIEANLAAALAADLKRMKPESHLPQVFAQMTLWDADALLKNHRLTIKRWMAEQGDDCLLNVISVRDSKSCLLAPSDVSQQKLNHLWPLDWQAGVAVVSPSMLRKEWLKRGLDTASHCAPNTIVQ, translated from the coding sequence ATGAAAATCATCACCTCCGGCGCGTCCTATCTGGACATTGACGCCTACGCCTGCTGTATCGCCTATGCAGAATTGCTCAACCTGCAAGGCATTCCCGCCCGTGCCATCAGCAGCGCGCAACCCAACGCCAGCGTGTCGAAAAGTGTGCTTGGCTGGGCCGCGGCTTTTGACGATTACCCGCCGACGCCGGACGATGAATTTGTCCTGGTCGATGTCTCGGACTATCACCACTTCGACCCGTTGGTGGTGCTGAAACGAGTGGTAGAGGTCATCGATCATCATCCGGGGTACGAGCGTTACTGGGCGCAGAGACTTGGGCCAGCCGCCGATATTCGCCCGATCGGGGCTGCCGCCACTCAGGTATTTCAGCGTTGGCAGGCGAGCGGTTTGCTGATGCAGATCAGCGTACAAAGCGCTGCATTACTGGCGACAGCGATTCTCGACAACACCCTGAATTTCACCGGGCAAATGACCACCGCAGCCGATATCGCCGCGTATGGCGAACTCGCCTGCCGAGCAAAGCTGAGCGTCGATTGGCCGCAACAGTATTTTCTTGAATGTCAGGCGAGCATCGAAGCAAATCTCGCTGCAGCGTTGGCGGCTGATTTGAAACGGATGAAACCCGAAAGCCATCTGCCCCAGGTGTTCGCGCAAATGACGCTGTGGGACGCCGACGCGTTGCTAAAAAACCACCGCCTGACCATCAAGCGCTGGATGGCGGAGCAGGGCGATGACTGCCTGCTCAATGTCATCAGCGTTCGCGACAGTAAAAGCTGCTTGCTGGCCCCCTCCGATGTCAGCCAACAAAAGCTCAATCATTTATGGCCACTCGACTGGCAGGCCGGAGTGGCCGTTGTGTCGCCATCAATGCTGCGCAAGGAATGGCTGAAACGGGGACTCGACACGGCCAGTCACTGCGCGCCAAACACCATCGTCCAGTAA
- a CDS encoding Zn-dependent hydrolase: protein MNAAVDVLQSTHQHINRDRLWASLMELARLGATVKGGVCRLALTDLDRQARDLFVQWCKDAGCSVTVDAVGNIFARRPGRNPDLPPVMTGSHIDTQPTGGKFDGCFGVLAGVEVLRTLNDLKVETEAPLEVVVWTNEEGSRFAPCMMGSGVFAEKFTLEETLAKVDADGVTVGDALNAIGYAGPRKVSGHKVGAYFEAHIEQGPILEDEQKTIGVVLGALGQKWFDLKLRGVEAHAGPTPMHLRKDALVGASVIVGAVNRAALGHQPHACGTVGCLQAYPGSRNVIPGEVRMTLDFRHLEPARLDSMIAEVKQVIEATCEEHGLTYELTPTADFPPLYFEKGCVEAVRGAAKGLGLSNMDIVSGAGHDAIFLAELGPAGMIFVPCEGGISHNEIENAAPDDLAAGCAVLLRAMLAASAMVAGAQRAA from the coding sequence ATGAACGCAGCCGTAGACGTTCTGCAATCGACCCATCAGCACATCAACCGCGACCGCTTGTGGGCCTCGCTCATGGAGTTGGCCAGGCTCGGCGCCACGGTCAAGGGCGGGGTCTGTCGCCTGGCCCTGACCGACCTCGACCGCCAGGCCCGCGACCTCTTCGTGCAATGGTGCAAGGACGCGGGGTGCAGCGTCACGGTCGATGCCGTCGGTAACATCTTCGCCCGTCGCCCCGGGCGCAATCCCGACCTGCCGCCGGTGATGACCGGCAGCCACATCGATACGCAACCCACCGGCGGCAAGTTCGACGGCTGTTTTGGCGTACTGGCCGGCGTCGAAGTCCTGCGTACCCTCAACGACCTCAAAGTGGAAACCGAAGCGCCGCTGGAAGTGGTGGTCTGGACCAACGAAGAGGGCTCGCGGTTCGCCCCGTGCATGATGGGGTCTGGCGTGTTTGCCGAGAAATTCACCCTCGAAGAAACCCTCGCCAAAGTCGATGCCGACGGCGTCACCGTCGGTGACGCGCTCAACGCCATTGGCTACGCTGGCCCGCGCAAAGTCAGCGGGCATAAAGTCGGTGCGTATTTCGAAGCACACATCGAGCAAGGCCCGATCCTCGAAGACGAACAGAAAACCATCGGCGTGGTGCTCGGTGCGTTGGGGCAGAAGTGGTTTGACCTCAAGCTGCGCGGCGTCGAAGCGCATGCCGGCCCGACGCCGATGCACCTGCGTAAAGACGCGTTGGTCGGCGCCTCAGTGATCGTCGGCGCCGTCAACCGCGCCGCCCTTGGCCACCAGCCGCATGCCTGCGGCACCGTCGGCTGCCTGCAGGCCTATCCCGGTTCGCGCAACGTCATCCCCGGGGAAGTGCGCATGACCCTCGACTTCCGTCATCTGGAACCGGCGCGTCTGGACTCGATGATTGCCGAGGTGAAGCAAGTCATCGAGGCCACCTGTGAAGAACACGGACTGACCTATGAACTGACCCCGACAGCCGACTTCCCGCCGTTGTACTTCGAAAAAGGTTGTGTGGAAGCGGTGCGCGGCGCGGCGAAAGGGCTTGGTTTGTCGAATATGGACATCGTCAGCGGCGCCGGGCATGACGCGATTTTCCTCGCCGAACTCGGCCCGGCCGGGATGATTTTTGTGCCGTGCGAGGGCGGCATCAGTCATAACGAAATCGAGAACGCCGCGCCGGACGATCTGGCAGCCGGGTGTGCAGTGTTGTTGCGCGCGATGCTGGCAGCTTCGGCGATGGTGGCGGGAGCACAGCGCGCGGCTTGA